A DNA window from Vigna angularis cultivar LongXiaoDou No.4 chromosome 1, ASM1680809v1, whole genome shotgun sequence contains the following coding sequences:
- the LOC108322662 gene encoding L-ascorbate oxidase homolog: protein MNLSSFFLGVLACWGALSVIAEDRYLYFTWEITNGTIYPLGFPQPGILINGQFPGPTIEAITNDNIVVNVINKLDEKFLITWSGIKQRRTSWEDGVLGSNCPIPPNSNWTYKFQVKDQVGTYTYFPSTKIHKAAGGFGGFNIAQRSVISIPYPAPDGEFTLLIGDWYKLNHRELRRQLDSGKNLPDPDSLLINGQKNAAVFTGLPGKTYKLRVSNVGLSTSFNFRIQGHDLKLIEVEGAHTIMDSYNSLDVHVGQSLTVLVTLNGSIADYAIIASTRFTGPNLLTTTATLRYAGSNTKSPIPLPEGPPTNDVQWSINQARTIRLNLTANAARPNPQGSFHYGTIPVVRTLILANSEAKIDGKLRYAVNGISHVNPNTPLKLADWYNIPGVFDLNTIKDVPPPEGTLAKLGTSVIGFTLHDFVEIVFQNNENYIQSWHMDGSSFYVVGFDNGMWTPDARKTYNLIDGISRYTVQVYPKSWSAIMVSLDNKGMWNLRSAIWERRYLGQDLYLRVWSNEQSVYTETLVPPNVLYCGKAKHLPKS, encoded by the exons ATGAATCTTTCGTCGTTTTTTCTTGGAGTTTTGGCTTGCTGGGGTGCTCTCTCAGTTATTGCAGAAGACAGATATTTGTACTTCACATGGGAAATTACAAACGGAACAATTTATCCTCTAGGTTTTCCACAACCG GGCATTCTTATCAATGGTCAATTTCCGGGCCCTACAATTGAAGCCATCACCAATGACAATATCGTTGTGAATGTGATCAACAAGCTGGATGAAAAATTCCTGATTACATG GAGTGGTATAAAACAAAGAAGAACATCATGGGAAGATGGAGTTTTGGGAAGCAACTGTCCAATTCCTCCAAACTCAAACTGGACATACAAGTTCCAAGTAAAAGATCAAGTGGGAACCTACACATATTTCCCATCAACCAAAATCCATAAAGCTGCTGGTGGTTTTGGGGGCTTCAACATTGCGCAAAGATCTGTCATATCCATACCATATCCTGCCCCTGATGGAGAATTCACCCTGCTCATTGGAGATTGGTACAAGTTGAACCACAGA GAGTTAAGAAGACAATTGGACTCTGGGAAAAATCTTCCTGATCCCGATTCTCTTCTCATAAACGGCCAAAAGAATGCTGCGGTATTCACTGGGTTACCTG ggAAGACATACAAGTTGAGGGTGTCCAATGTTGGGTTATCAACCTCGTTTAACTTCAGGATTCAGGGGCATGACTTGAAGCTCATCGAAGTTGAAGGTGCACATACAATCATGGACTCCTACAACTCCCTTGATGTTCATGTGGGCCAATCTCTTACTGTTTTGGTCACACTCAATGGCTCAATTGCTGACTACGCCATTATTGCATCTACCCGTTTTACTGGGCCCAATCTTCTCACTACCACAGCAACTCTTCGCTATGCTGGCTCCAACACTAAGTCCCCAATTCCACTGCCTGAAGGCCCACCAACTAATGATGTACAATGGTCCATAAACCAAGCTAGAACCATCAG ACTGAATTTGACAGCAAATGCAGCTCGACCAAATCCTCAGGGCTCATTCCACTACGGAACCATCCCTGTTGTAAGGACACTTATATTGGCAAATTCCGAAGCCAAAATCGATGGAAAGCTACGATATGCAGTGAATGGAATTTCCCACGTCAATCCAAATACCCCATTGAAGCTTGCTGATTGGTATAACATCCCTGGTGTCTTTGATCTCAATACCATCAAAGATGTTCCTCCTCCTGAGGGCACCCTCGCCAAACTAGGCACATCAGTCATAGGATTCACCCTCCATGACTTTGTAGAAATAGTCTTCCAGAACAACGAAAACTACATTCAGTCCTGGCACATGGATGGATCTAGCTTCTATGTTGTTGG ATTCGACAATGGCATGTGGACCCCTGATGCTAGAAAGACTTACAACTTGATTGATGGGATTAGTAGATACACTGTTCAG GTGTATCCAAAGTCGTGGAGTGCCATAATGGTATCTTTGGACAATAAGGGTATGTGGAATTTGAGGTCTGCAATCTGGGAAAGAAGGTATTTGGGACAAGATTTGTATCTGAGGGTGTGGAGCAATGAGCAAAGTGTATACACTGAGACTCTTGTCCCTCCCAATGTACTGTATTGTGGCAAGGCTAAACACCTCCCCAAATCATAG
- the LOC108322657 gene encoding dof zinc finger protein DOF5.7-like: MIQELLGGASLIAPERKPSINGGGAGGGGGGVLLPTSPSPSSLPSSSTNNVTLTSTTTTTTPTTTTTTPTSENQNLRCPRCDSSNTKFCYYNNYNLTQPRHFCKTCRRYWTKGGALRNVPIGGGCRKNKNIGVANSVAKTASTKMKAVASELGKSPGFGGFEVEHELPPPSQILWGSPQNTHLLALLRATQNQNPNPNPSPMSIKEEGTLIGHMVSTEPLVSNALLNHRILGYDAVAQVPSLGLFGRSNQDQQQNGGFLLGEHHNSGIHEIYQKLRSSSANNYCGDNSSQVFMGNMASNYSSSVSNNIMETTSVAGGEFGYWNGPTFSWSDLPTTNGAGAYP; this comes from the coding sequence ATGATCCAAGAACTGTTGGGTGGAGCTAGCCTCATAGCACCAGAAAGAAAACCCTCCATTAATGGAGGGGGTGCaggaggaggaggtggaggagtTCTACTCCCAACTTCACCATCTCCCTCTTCTCTTCCTTCTTCCTCAACTAATAATGTTACCCTCACatccaccaccacaacaactactcctaccaccaccaccactactCCCACATCGGAAAATCAAAACCTCAGGTGCCCGCGATGCGATTCATCCAACACCAAGTTCTGCTACTACAACAACTACAACCTCACTCAGCCCCGCCACTTTTGCAAGACGTGCCGCCGCTACTGGACCAAAGGTGGCGCTCTCCGCAACGTTCCCATCGGCGGCGGCTGCcggaaaaacaaaaatatcggCGTGGCGAACTCAGTGGCAAAGACAGCCTCAACCAAGATGAAAGCCGTTGCATCTGAGCTTGGAAAATCACCAGGTTTCGGTGGGTTTGAAGTTGAACACGAGCTTCCACCACCGAGCCAAATCCTTTGGGGTTCCCCCCAAAACACTCACCTTCTGGCTCTGCTGAGAGCTACTCAGAAtcaaaaccctaaccctaaccctagtCCCATGTCCATCAAGGAAGAAGGGACCCTGATTGGGCACATGGTGAGCACTGAGCCCTTGGTTTCAAATGCGTTGCTGAATCACCGAATCTTAGGCTATGATGCGGTTGCGCAAGTTCCTTCGCTTGGTCTGTTTGGGAGAAGCAATCAAGATCAGCAACAAAATGGGGGGTTCCTACTTGGGGAACATCACAACAGTGGAATTCACGAGATTTACCAGAAGCTAAGGTCATCATCGGCTAATAATTATTGCGGTGATAACTCGTCACAAGTGTTTATGGGGAACATGGCTTCTAATTATTCCTCTTCTGTGTCCAACAACATTATGGAAACAACATCGGTAGCTGGGGGTGAATTCGGATACTGGAACGGTCCAACCTTTTCGTGGTCTGATCTTCCAACAACGAATGGCGCCGGTGCATATCCGTAA